The DNA segment CGTATATGTACGCCCATTGGTCATCCTCGAAGCAACCGAGATCACCCTGGCACTTCAGCTCGGCTGACGGCTTCGGCATAGGTGCCGAAAGCGTAGTTGTACACATAGGTTCGTGCAGGAATACCAGCGTGATCGAATCCGGTATCGATGTCCCCGGTGTTCCGGATGATACTATAGCCTCCAGTCCCTGGAAGGGGATACCGTAACCGGCCATCCGGGTCTTGGATGCTATTTCGTCGACTCCTGCGCGGCCGTTCTGCTGAAGGTCGGAAACACCTTCCTGGATAATCCAGTTCTTATGCTGATGGATATAGATCTCGACAGCCGCTGCCGTCGCAATTATGCCGATGATCGACGCGATCATTAACTCCATCAGAGTGAATCCGAGGTTATTTCTGATTTTCTTGATCATAGTGTCACCTTTTGAATGATATCACTTTGCCTTTATGTAAGTTTGAGTGGAGCATGCGTGATCGCGTGCGTCGATATCTGTCCAGTTGACTGCGACCGTGACGTCATAAAGACCAGGCGTGCCCAGAGCCGAGATGTCCCAGGATCGCAGGACACCGCTAACGACATCGCTACCAGAATTGAGACTCGCTTCCGGCGTGCTCTTCAGTTGCTCGATCTTCTCTCTTATCAACTGCGACGAGAGGGTCTCCATCTCCGACCAACTGTTACTCTGGATTGAAACCACGAGCATCGACATTAGGAGCAGCAATCCGAGACTGAAGATAAGGAGACCGACCATTACCTCAAGTATCGAGAAGCCGTCCTGAGCGAGCATTTTCCTGAGTTTTTTCATATTTTGACCTCGCACATAAAGTTTCACTTGAAAGCTTTGCAAATGTGATACCAGCGCAGCACCAAAATATGAGCAGTACTTCAGTACGCTGGCACACAACGACTTAGGCGCATTCTCGGTGTGCGAAGTCTGGAGCGAGGCGATGCTCTATGCACTTTCGATTATGGGGGAGAACCAACACATGTAGGAAAGGTCGGCTTTCGATCTTTGCTTGGTTTGGTGCCCTGTGGCGCTGTATGCTGTGGCTCCTGTGAGTGCCGCAAGAGAAAGCGCAGAGGAACAGCCACTGCGCCAC comes from the Candidatus Zixiibacteriota bacterium genome and includes:
- a CDS encoding prepilin-type N-terminal cleavage/methylation domain-containing protein codes for the protein MIKKIRNNLGFTLMELMIASIIGIIATAAAVEIYIHQHKNWIIQEGVSDLQQNGRAGVDEIASKTRMAGYGIPFQGLEAIVSSGTPGTSIPDSITLVFLHEPMCTTTLSAPMPKPSAELKCQGDLGCFEDDQWAYIYDPFAEEGEFFVITHVQEAAFHIQHNTMPLSKKYPTGSEIYTFDVFRYFIDNWSDSTHPRLMRQEHANAADIYSDNISDLQIRYVLTDGTIVDTINMSRYVRQVDLVLVARTNKEDLLLKDYRYDSLTTSIQVRNLAL
- a CDS encoding prepilin-type N-terminal cleavage/methylation domain-containing protein, which gives rise to MKKLRKMLAQDGFSILEVMVGLLIFSLGLLLLMSMLVVSIQSNSWSEMETLSSQLIREKIEQLKSTPEASLNSGSDVVSGVLRSWDISALGTPGLYDVTVAVNWTDIDARDHACSTQTYIKAK